The following is a genomic window from Zalophus californianus isolate mZalCal1 chromosome 10, mZalCal1.pri.v2, whole genome shotgun sequence.
TTTAACTAAGTTAGAGATAAAATGATTGGGAAGCAATAGGGTCAATACCTAGGATTTAGTAGGATGAGTAGCTTCCGTTGGAGAAGGCTGAGGGGGTACACCAGCTTTCACTTAGGCCCTGAAAAAATGGAGGTGGGGAGGTAAGGATTGGTAAGCACTAATTGAGGGATTTCCAAGACATTGTGGAGAGGTTTGGGAAAGGAGGAAGCAATGATAATTTGGGCCAGGTGAGAGAAACTACAGAAGAATGTGGAACAAATTAGGTAACAGCAGGGGTGGCCAAGAACAGCATTTGACATGGAGGTTCCCAAAGAATCTTCAGTCCCCTGGTTCTTGAGAGAATGCAGGGAGTAAAGtttagggaaaggaagaaacacttTGCTCTCTCATAGGTCCATTGCTATCTGATAGGATTGAGTGTTTTAGGAGCTCAGAAGAGCGGGTAGGCCATGAGATTATTTGCTTCTCTACTTTTTCTGTCCCTGTGTTAGAAATAGCCATGGTTTGTGGTAATACAGGTCTGTCTTTCTGGACAGAGTCATCCTGGCTTACCTCTTAGGGCACTGAGCCCAAGAAAGTCCATGTTTCTGGTTGTGCATATTTCAGTTGGGTCCTTTGATTTTTCACTCTGTGTTGGAAACAGCAGAGTTgcttttcaggaatttttttctgtgtacttTGATCCTGATATAAATAATATTGAATTATTTAATAAGTTGTAGAAATGGATGTTTCTGCCTGCCACCTTTGTACCTTTAATTTTAGGGACCCTGTCATTGGCAGCTGCTTTATGATAGGGTTTTGGAAATGCTGGAAGGCTCCTTCTGTGTACCTACCTCTTTTGCTACCTGACTCCCTCTAGACATTTAATTGCATATTAGTAATTTATCCCTTCTTTAAGTTCAAACAAAATGCAAGGACTTGTTTGTATAGACTCATTGGACATGCACACTTTAATGATATCATCAAATCTTTTTTTGAGATGGAGATGTGACTTCTGAGGACACTAAGGAGCATGAGGATTGGGTAGGGAATAAACAGTGCAGAAAATAGAAGATACGGATTCTTAAAGATAAATTCAATTAGATAACAGAGTAATATAGTacttagagtgtgtgtgtgtgacttttttccaaatgttctaCAATATTAACATATTCAATCCTCATAACAATcatatgaggtagatactattattatcattcccatattacagatgaggaaaatgaagcataGAGCAATTAAGGAGCTTATCCAAGACTGCACAGCTGAGTGGGCTGGAGTCTATCTTAGGCTAATTGAGAAGCAGCTGAGCATAATGGGTAGCTAACGCCATTCTCAGCATATTCACTCATTCTGATGGTTAATCAGTCTTgggtttttaaacaatttataagGGATGATGCAGAGGACTATTTAAAAGAACCAATAGCATTTGCATAATTTAGAAGAGAATCGAGAGTGATAAAACTGCCAGTGCCCTCTCCCGTGGTGATTAGGCAAGGCAGAGAAACTCAATTAACATCCAATCAAATCTCAAACTGTAGTGTGGAGTTTTCCTTACTGGTGAAGGCAGGAATGTACACATTAGATTTTTGTATAAGAAGTTgactcacaaaaatgaaaaaaatgtaagcagCCTACTTTAAAGCCTgtgttttaattacttttctcattctgttttaacattgtatatatatatttttaaagattttatttatttatttgacagagacacagcgagagagggaacacaagcagggggagtgggagagggagaagcaggcttcccgctgagcagggagcccgatgtggggctcaatcccaggaccctgggatcatgacttgagctgaaggtagacgcttaacgactgagccacccaggcgccccaacactgtATATTTCTAGATCAGGCACTAAGTGAGGGCACCTGTAACTTTAAAACATTCTGAATGGTTTGGGAAGATCCCACCtggaattagtattttttgtttcagatcaTTTGTAAAAGAATCTAAACAGTGGCATTTAGTCTAAACAGAGACTATTTAGTTCCCTATATGTGAACAAATTTAATGGTTCATGTAATTTATATGATAATCATGCAATTTCGTATCaacaaggaaaggagaaattactcaataaatggtgctgagaccATTGGTTAGCCTAAAGGAATTTGGGTAGGATCTCTAATTACACATACCAAAACCTATTTTATACTCAACCACATTTTCCAAATGGCATGATGGAActtaacatatgaaaaaaaatgaagtttggcCTGGTCCCCAGGACTCGGGGACCTAGGTTATTCTATCACATTTCTAATTCAGTCTCATAGCATGTGGTTCCTGATCTAGCTGCTCCAGCACTCATTGTAATTGGGGTTTTGAAGGAAGTGTGATTTCATTTTGACTTGCAGGACTGGAGAATGAGTAAGAGTAAAGTGGCAGGAGGAGGACTTGATTTAAATTTAAGCTCCACCTCTTATTAACTATATGCTTCTAGGTTCTCtaaaccaaaaaaatatttaaaagtttgtttaaaTGTTCAGCCGTGCTTTTCATTGCtttaagaatcatttaaaaaattcagtgttcttttttcctcttgccAGTCACTAGGAGAAACAGAATTccaatgtgacttttttttttttaaagatagagaaccACATGACCCTGTTGGTGATAGCACAGGAAACGGGCCGTCTCTGTCCCCCTGGTACAATATTTGGTTCTGTCCTTGTCCCACCATGACTCCTCTCTCATCCCTACCGTTCTTGTTGGGATGACTTTGCTTTGCATCATCCAATAGCCACAAGTCCAGACCTGCCCTTGTCTCTAACGCATTGCTCTCACCTGTCTCCACCAGGTTGGTACCTGGCCCCCACACTTCAGAACACTGCAGTTTTGCCCATTACCTGGATTTTTGCCCCAGGCCTTGCCACCGTGGAtccttcccccatcccagccccctGTCTTTCCTTATGTCATGAAGATTATTTCAAAGGGTGACAGATAATCTCAACTTCTCTTCAAGGGCAAACATCATCATCATTTAGTTCAATGGCTAAATCATTAAATTTTGGTAATTTagatacaaaaaattaatttttcagtttcatcCATAGTTACCTTGTTATTTTCAATTAATAACTTTGATTTGCTTGCTAAATGACAGAGATGATGTGATGCCTTCTTATACATGGTACCTATCCTATGAACATCCTGCACAATGGCTGATGTTCCCATTTTAAAGGTGGAGGGACTGAGGCTAAGAGTTTCAGTATCTTACCTAAGATTACATGTCTATAAACATAAGAGTAAAGTATTCAAACCAAGGTAATTTTTACTTCAAAATCTATGCCTTTTCCacataataaaatgcattttattatctAACTCAAGACTgtgatatattttggattttttttatatcaagTATTTGTAAAAGCTTTACTCAACTTTAGgaatcattagttttttgttttaccGTCAGAGGAAGTGAACTGAAGTTATAGCTAGGTTTATGTAACCAAATTACTTTGATTATTTTAACTGACCTTAGTGattagaaggaagaaataaatagtaaatatttaagtcTGGTTGTaaggaaacttaattttttttaggttacTTAAATAGGAAGTTAAGAGATCTACTTCTGTAAAAAGAGTTTAAGAGAATGTTTCAAGTTTTATCAGTCTTAAATAATCAGAAAGGTTTTCAAACATGACAGTATACCCAACTCATGTATGTTCCATGTATACTAAAAGATTTTTCTCTTGCAGTGATTAACAACTTATTCTAAATACTTGTATATGAATTGTATGTGCCTTCCTTTGAAATGTCTAGAGAGGTTTTTCACTACAAGTATACCaggaataaatttgaaaaagaatcgtttgaaatatatttcatgttttacattaatttttttattaagctttttactttaattccagtatagttaacatacagtgttatattagtttcagggatacaatatagtcattcaacaattctatacattacttagtgctcatcatgataagtgtactcttaatcaccttcacctatttcagCCATCCCCCAGTCATCTTCCCTCtgatatgctttatttatttatttatttatttatttatttttgaaaagcactTGTTAGCATTTAATGAACGACCTCAAACGTGGCTTCAAGCTACTAGAacacaggcgcccctgacacCCTTAatcttctcctctgctcttctactGAAGAATTTGGCCTTCACAATGACTGGCTGTTTTGGgagttttccctttcccaaaactTTGTAGTAGCCCGATCGCACCACATCAATGATAGGAGCAGCTCCAGTCTTGTTTTTGGCAGCATTTACCCATGTCTGCTCACTGACCAAGGTCCACAGTTTATCAAGGTTGACAGTTGGGCAGAAGCTCTGGTTCCTCTTTAAGTGGTAATGTCTCATACCAACTTTTCCAAAGTATCCTGGGTGATATTCGTCGAAGTTGATCCTGTGGTGATGCATGCCACCAGCATTACCCCGGCCTCCTGGGTGCTTCCGGTGCTTGCCGATGCGGCCGTGGCCGTGGCTCACGTGGCCCCGAAGTTTCCGGGTCTTCCTCAGTCTGGATGGCATGTCGGCAGCTCAGACGGAAAAGTGATATGCTTTATTTTACACAAGCacccttggggcacctaggtggctcagttggttaagcatccgactcttgatttcggcccaggtcatgatctcagagttgtgagatccagccccctggctctgagctgggcatggagcctgcttcagattctctctctgccctccaccatgcatgcactctctctctctctaataaataaataaataccctcAGTTAAAgttattatgtttttttcaacaagaacattttttacttgaagcatactttagaatacatggttctaaaagatacacataaaacattccatccaagaaaaataaaatacacactttCTTCAAGTACACACAGAAAATCCCCTAGTTAAATCACCTAAAGAGAGACttaacaaatattacaaatttaagaagactgaaatcataccaaatatattttccaaatacaatGATACAAAACTAAAGATAggtaataaaactgaaaaatctacaatgtaaatattaaatatttaatatgtaaatattaacacACTACTGTATAAGCAATGGGCCAAATAAATCAAACAGCAAatcaaaatatatctcaaaagaaaatgaaaaccatgtTCTAAAGCCTATGGGttgcagcaaaagcagatgttagagtgaaatgtatgctataaatgcttgtattaagaaaaaattgaaataaacattATACCACAAAGAActaggaagagaagaaacagctgaaatttagtagaggaaggaaatgagaaagaaaaaacagaaataaataaaacagagaccAGAATAAACAATAATATAACTCGAAAGTAATGaccagtttaagaaaaaaattggcaatgCTGTAACTACATtaactaagaagaaaaagaaactgaaaaaacagaatgagaaatggaaaacagtacaACAGATAATCacagaaaaatctgcagccaagaatactctatccagcaaggctgtcattcagaatagaaggagagagagtttcccagacaaaaactaaGCGAgttcgtgaccactaaaccagccctgcaagaaatattaaaggggattctttgagtgcaaaggagagaccaaaagtgacaaagactagaaaggatcagagaaaatctccagaaacaatgataaaacaagtaataaaaggGCAGTAAATACGTATATATCAATACTTACTTTGAAGGTACCtggactaagtgctccaatcaaaagacatagggtgtcagaatggattaataaacaagacccccccccaaaaaaaacaagacccatctatatgctgcccataagaaactcattttagaccttaAGACACCTGTAGATTGAAAATGGGGGAATGGAGAACTCAAAGCTGAGTAAcaatacttacattggacaaactagacttttttgtttgtatggTTTTTATCCTGATATGGTATCAGGTAGtactggcctcatggaatgattttgaatgtgttcCCTCTATTCTGTTACttgtaagattttgataaagattgtcattaatttttttaaaaaatgtttggtagagttcacgAATGAAACTGTATGGTCTTAGGTTTTTctgtgctgggagatttttgattcctaattcaactttcattctttttattgatcTAAGAAGATTGCCTATTTCTTGCATTCAGGATTCATCATTCAGTCTTGGTAACTTGTACATTTTTAGGAATTATCTGGTTTTTTTCCCTAAAGTATCTGATTTCcttaagtcaagcagagaaagtcagttatcatatggtttccctcatttgtggaacataaggaatagtacagaggacattaggagaaggaagggaaaaatgaagggggggaaatcggaggaagagatgaaccatgacagaatatggactctgagaaacaaactgagggttctagaggggaggaggtggggggatgggttagcccagtgatgggtattaaggagggcacgtactgcatagaGCCCTAgctgttatacgaaaacaatgaatcgtggatcactacatcaaacaaaacaaaacaaaacaaaaacaaaaactaatgtattgtatggtgactaacataacataataaaataaaataaaataaataaaaagtatctgATTTATTAGTATATAATTGTTTGTAGTAATCTAatgttttacattaatttttaacatttattttacagtATATTCcttatgagaatttttaaaaatcttttgaccTTTAAGACTGCTGAGTATAGTCAAATGAGTGCCATTCTATTTGACATAATGTCTAAAGGATTGGAACAAAGTTATATTTGTCACAGTTGAAAATACTTCAATGTAATCTCTTTTGATTTATGGACCCAAAACTCCCTTGAGATTTTTGTAAATCAAAGTAATGCTTAGAGTGTTCAAGTTTGCTTTTAGATTTCTGATTCAGATAAAGATTTGTAATGTCACCATTTGACAACTTTTATTTTGACTTATCATAGAGATACTCTGACTTGGTATGTGCCTTTTTATGTGTCCACTCTAGTAAGTGGGCAACTTATATGATCTGTGAAGCAAGGGAAAATTAAAgtatgaaaggaagaaaagaggatatttaaaaattatattctaataCTCTGACAACAATTTTGATCATGAAATGCCtacttataaattatatttcaatgagTTTATAATTTCATAATCTCCGATATActtttcaggaatttttaaaaaaagatagttgaTGCTTTTCCCATTGCAGACCCTAATAAGGACACTAACCCCTAATGGATTCCCCATTGTTTAACTGTAGCCACGTTTGATTTAAAGTAGCGATAAGGTGGAGTTTTTGTTGTagtcatttgtttcttcttttttatagttaGCACAGTTAGAGCTCACTTAGAACATTTATAAGTATATTAATCCTCCTTCAGGTACAAGAGCATGATGAATATGAAAGCCTGTTGAGTGCAAAGAATTATGCATTGTACTTGGGAAAATGCATGAATTTAGATATGCAAGAATAAGCTCTAACCACAACATTAGCTATTTGGGTAACTTCCTTGAGACATTTTATCTTCAAAGGGAAGTAAATTTCATCAGTGAATTGGATAATATGCAAATAACATATACATGGATGGCATGTGGATCCCAGGTTGGGAATGGAATAACTCTTCTGACAGTGACAAGTTTTAATTTTGTCATGATTTCCCAAACCTGTGAATTTTTCTACCAAAAGTAACACATGCACTTTTTGGCTATTCagaaaaatttcttaatttgTATGGAAAGCCAAACCTtgttcttggttttcctctcatGTGGTGCTATTCCTTTCAGTGAAGTAACTTGTTCAACATGGTGTCCACTGcttcccttcctgcctcagggaAGTAGGAGATACAGAAGAGAGATACACCTTAGCAGATGTAAACCACCAGTGTTCTCAGTGAAGGTTGGTTTGTATGGTCCTCTGCCCAGAATGTCTCTACTGTGCTAGGCTTGAAACTTCCACATCAGTTACTCCTGTAATTAAGGCTTTCAAGGACTGTGTTCAATTTGTAAAGAGTGTTACACTCAAAAGGGTAACATTAAAGCTACTCTGAGCCATTAACACTTTCTATAAAATGTGTCAGATTAGCTGCTATAACCAGCAAGGCCTTGGACAAATGAAgtgaagaatgaaatattttaatgggAAAGCAGATCATTTATAACCAGAGTCTCCTCACACACTCTAACCCCCTTTTAAAACTAGGTTTCCAAGTTCTTCtagattccattttctttcttactctGCTGTGATTCTCCCCCTATGCTCTTGCATTTTATCCAAATTGGAAATTTTTAATCTAATGTCTACCTTCTGCTATTTTGTTTGGATTCCTCTAAACTTTTTGAGAACATccctgaagtgtgtgtgtgtaatttgtgATTTCCAGTCTCATCTGGACACTCAGCAATCCTCATTAATTTTGAGGCCAGCTTGCTCtgctcttaactatggagaacattCTAGCTTTCGTCACTTTTTTCATGGTCCCTCTCCCATCTATTCTAACAGCACATATTTTTGTACTTAGTAAAGCACTTCTTCAGTCACCTTAATTTACTTCACTTCAATCTCCAAATGTGTCTATATTGCTTCCATCTTTACCTCCTCTATTTAGTTTTTAGGGAAGAGAGCCTTGTACTGAACAGGAACAATCTCTTTACTTACATTTTAGTTCATATGCCCATCTATATCCTCAAAGATTTTTGTTCTGTGAATTATCTGGTCTTgcctacatttttaaaactttatttattggCTTTTGTTCTTTAGAGACTAGAGTAGCTGCCATCCAGATACAGCTTTTCTCAAAGCTGACCAACTCTAGCCATCAACCTATTGCTCTTTTCCCTTCACAATTAAGTACTTGAAAAGAGAGTCTATCTCATTGTCTGCATTTTTCAACATCCATTTCAGTTACTGTAATTTGGCCCCTGCTTTTATTACTGCATTAAAATTGCTCTTGCAGTGTCAGTAGTGACTTGCTCATAGCTACTTCTTGGTCCTTATCTTAATTGACCTCTTCATAGCATTTGGCCTTATGGTCATTGtcttctcactaaaataaatttcattttacagGCCATTTGTGATTCTTCGGTTAGTGTTCCAACCATCCCGGTACTGAGGAACCTGGTGGAAATGCTCAATTATTTTCTCTCCATTACCAGCATAATTCAACAGGATCCTAAGTACTGTTGGTTCTATTCTGATATAAAACCTTTCACATACACTTCTTGTTCATTACCAATATTACTTTTTTAGgtaaaaatattaccatttttttattaGCTTACTAAAATAGTCTAGTAACTATTCCTCTACTTCAAGTAGAAAGGATCTGACATCTAGTTGTATCATTCTCAAAATACCCACTGattttttgaaaatgcaaacCTAATGATGTTTATCTCTAATTTAAACCACTGGTATCACTTATGCAGTAGTTCCCAAGATTGGTCCAATGACCTTCTTTACAATAGATACTATTGACTGCCCAATAGGAATATCTTACATTTCTATTCTGTCAGAACTCTGATGTTActcatttatattatttagatATTGGGTGCTTATGTGTTTCATGGTAGCCCATGTCTTTCCTCAGAAATAAGGAATGAGTATTGATTAACAGTCATGATAAATCCATTGCCGTTGACAGTGACTGGTTTAAAAATGACTATATAATGACATTTTGGTAGTGAAACATAGGGAAGTATCTGTTGGCAGAGGCATCTCTGTGATAGTTTTCCTTGTTCACGAGAAGAGAGTTACAGAGAAACGATTTCTTTCATTGGGTATTGTTGTATGCAGGTAAAAAGCCTAAGGCTACTGAACCCACCTCAGAACAGAGAGGTGGAGTTGCTGACATACTGTAACGTGCAAAGCACAAAAACAGAAGTCATCTGAATCCTCGTTGCTATCACTGAGCTACTAAATTATTCAGTAGTGGAACTATCCTATCTTGAGACTacttaatatgtatataatacttCTTTTTGAGCTGTTACTTGTAAAGTTTTCTGTTGCTTATAGCCCCTAAGCATcctaaacaataaaattaatatgaatcATCTGAAAGTTTGTTAAAATTGTTGACCCTAAGGTGATTCTAATTCCGTAAGTTTGAAGATTAGGCTCAGCAATCTATGTATGTAAGTGTCCATAGGAAATTTTGATTAGCAGCCAGGTTTGCAACCACTAttggaaaaatttctttttaaattttttgtgtggTGAATATCCTCTAAGATATGATCCTTGCCTGCTTCCCTGTCCTTTCTCACCGCATTGTTCACTACTCTGTAAAATGTAATATGTCTTCCAAGTTATGTTGAGCTACTTGGAATTTATCCTTTTTCCTGGaatgtgattttccttttctctcatttggtaaattttacaaatttttagaGTCTCAATATGagctttttcttctctgtgattTCTTTCCTATTACACTCAAGTATAGTAGATAACTGTTTTTGTGTTACTATTTTACTCAGTAACAATGTTTTATTATTGCCAATATGACATCATGACTTCATTATATTTACATGCTGTATTTGCTACTAGGTTCAGAGTTCTTTGGGGGTACAGGTAATGTTCTATTTGATTTAGCTTTCTTTTAGTCTAGTAGATTAATTTCATAGATGGGTGTTCATTAAAATTTTGTGGAGTGGAAATAAGTTGAAGGAGAAACCAGAGCCCCTTTTACATGTCAAGGAATATGTCAGGAAATGGTGGTGACATGGGTACGTTAGCAAATCCCGGCAACGAGGAAGTGGCTGGAAGACACTTTATCCTTTGACTTCCCTATGTTAAtgaaaaatcaaagatgaaaaatatttttagatgaaaCAAGATAAACTTACTAggattaatacacacacacatacacacatacacacacacataaaattacTTTAGTAAAGATTTATTTGGTTATGAAGTTATCCTGATCAACTTTTTTTCCAAGTTGTAGAAAAAGTTATAGAAAgttatagaaaaattataaaaaatacattattaaatgtGTCTATCAGTGGGCTGCCAAGAATGTAAGAAATAGGCAGAATCCAGGCAAATATTAAGTCAATTAAGGAATGTTGATCAGTAAGCGGAGGATTGATCCAGTTTTAGCTTTGAAAGCATTTAACAAATCTGCTGAAACTGATGGTTTTCAGGGCTTGTAGGACAGAAGAGTGTCCACTCGGACAAAACTCTAAGAAGAGACCTTCTctgataggcagaataatgaccaCACTCAAAGATACCCATGTCCTGATTCCTGGTACCCGAAAATATGTTCTGTGGCAAAGGCAAATTAAGGTTGCTAAATAGCTGATCTTAAGGTGGGCTCAGCGTAATCAAAACATCCGCCAAAGTGGAAGAGGCAGGCAAAAGAGTCAGTATCAAAGTAATGCAGTGTGAGAAAGCCTTCACTAGACATTGCTGGCTTTTAGATGGAGGTAGAAGGCTAGGAGCTGAAGAATCTGGACAACTGGAAAGGACAGAGAAATGAATTTTACCATAGAGTTTCCAAAAAGAAACCTGGCCTTTGTGACACCTTGATTCTAGCTAGTTAAAATCCATTTCAGACTTTAAAACTCCTAAACTATATGGTAAtgagtttgtgttgttttaagcccttacttttgcagtaatttgttacagttgccataggaaactaatatacccTCCTTGACCCCAACCGCAATTAGAGCTTGAATATAAAGCATCTCTTCAAAGTCAGAGTGAGCTGGAATTGAGCTGGCCCACTTAATGTTGGCAGTCAGTGAATGAGAATAATTACCTTCCCGCTTATTTGGTAGCCAGCTTCCCCACCCTTAGCAATGAATTCATGCTACCTTGGTAGCAGGCCctaaaatcttgaaaatagaaagttaattttaattgGATGCTCTATTGCCTGGCAGAAGCAAATACATACCCGCTCACGGACAAACTCCCTTTAAACTAAATCTTGAAGAATCTTAAGAGTAGAGTTCCAATAAATATGAGCCCACTATCAAATAtcacaaaataaacacacaaaaacaatgTTACCATGCATGGGAGCCAACAAAGGGAGCAGGCAGGAGATTTAGATACAGGATACTGGAACTGTCAGCTAAAGAACACAAAATATGTaggttaaaatgttaaaagtccTAAATGGGATTCCGAGGAATGAGCAATATGACATAAAATTAGACAgatttgaaggaaaaacaaattatcatagaaaaatatattgaaaaaaatgtaattgaaaagTCAGTTAAGAGTAGCTTAGGAGAGAATTGGTGAACGGaaagaaagattatttatttatttatttattattttaaagattttatttattcatttgagagagcgagaatgagagagagagagagcacatgagaggggggagggtcagagggagaagcagactccctgctgagcagggagcccgatgcaggactcgatcccaggactccaggatcatgac
Proteins encoded in this region:
- the LOC113932893 gene encoding 60S ribosomal protein L27a-like codes for the protein MPSRLRKTRKLRGHVSHGHGRIGKHRKHPGGRGNAGGMHHHRINFDEYHPGYFGKVGMRHYHLKRNQSFCPTVNLDKLWTLVSEQTWVNAAKNKTGAAPIIDVVRSGYYKVLGKGKLPKQPVIVKAKFFSRRAEEKIKGVRGACVLVA